A part of Helicobacter fennelliae genomic DNA contains:
- a CDS encoding glycosyltransferase has translation MQCLDDSLKAKCEIIIFGGYTEPLDTITTHNLGFIHDDNTLSLAYNACDVFVTPSLAENLSNAIMESLSCGTPVVGFDIGGNADMITHKYNGYLATQGDSLDLASGIEWVLNLDSSAYTTLSLHARQSAIENFSSKKVAMQYIQAYKKIYKSQMGGGHRQYLIILYTRSFSSSLNNHHNNRPHDYLHYINNQILGSHQCVA, from the coding sequence CTGCAATGCCTTGATGACTCGCTCAAAGCCAAATGTGAAATCATCATCTTTGGTGGCTATACAGAACCGCTTGATACTATCACTACGCACAATCTTGGCTTTATCCACGATGATAACACACTCTCTCTTGCTTATAATGCGTGTGATGTGTTTGTTACCCCTTCGCTTGCAGAGAATCTAAGCAATGCAATTATGGAATCTTTAAGTTGCGGAACACCTGTAGTTGGGTTTGATATAGGCGGTAATGCCGATATGATTACTCACAAATACAATGGCTATCTTGCCACTCAAGGCGATAGTTTAGATCTAGCTAGCGGAATTGAGTGGGTTTTGAATCTAGATTCTAGTGCATACACCACGCTCTCTTTGCACGCGCGCCAAAGTGCAATAGAAAATTTTAGCTCCAAAAAAGTTGCTATGCAATACATACAAGCATATAAGAAAATATATAAATCTCAAATGGGGGGGGGGCATAGACAATACCTTATCATTCTCTATACCCGATCTTTCTCCTCATCTCTAAATAACCACCACAATAATCGCCCACACGATTATTTGCATTACATCAATAATCAAATCTTAGGCAGTCATCAATGCGTAGCCTAA
- a CDS encoding GDP-mannose 4,6-dehydratase, with translation MRSLKSLKILYSHDIFSTQFVGGISRYIFELYIRNKNAKIPIIYSENLYLHKFTKKSHFKGKNRLIWNLNEYFERFLLKSGRFDMYHLSYYKHFKKPKDTLVVVSVYDMIHEIYASSYFKHDTKTSALKAKNCAQADGIIAISHQTKKDLVKILKIPPEKIKVIYLGHSLTKKQIRLNTPESYILFVGNRGGYKNFDTFVYAMQHIIKQYPHIKALCVGADFSKKELALLNSLNLESHFISYAAKDDELYSLYAGAICFVFPSFYEGFGIPILESFFAKCPTILSDIAVFREIATDCALYFEPHKAQDLAFQIEQILQNPQLARSLTAHASKRLEDFSWEKTYQQTMEFYQEIAINHKMRNRVDSVDSMDFVGSMDSSTDLSLDSTMDSTKSSAHTKNLTQSQTHILAHAQTKPQEQGMKKALIIGAGGQDGYFLMKLLLQKSYEVHIIVRHLPYFRDITFVHYDDLYFTNPAHKVIYHYGDITDSSSIVEILQKTKPHEIYNLAGISNVKKSFSMPQNTADSIALGTLRILETIRSIGIDTRFYNAASSEIFGNAKGAQNELTPFDPKSPYAIAKLYALYMVRHYREAYKIFAVNGILFNHESPLRSDEFVSKKIVKAAVQIANGTQEKLYLGNLDSRRDFGYAKDYVECMYLMLQHSTPEDFVIATGEQHSIKEICEIAFAKVGIELEWFGSGINQKGRDKHTKKILIEVNPNYFRPLDIASSIGDSQKAQKLLGWNPKNTSFEELIEIMINAQKQEISNGGGAKKKLSQANPTLKQNPKTIKPQTQILYVSFSISNAHLAKYSALESFDFHRFSHNFCLPTLHLHHSSSLKLHRLHDLCDFKAAA, from the coding sequence ATGCGTAGCCTAAAATCCCTAAAAATTCTTTATTCTCATGATATTTTCTCAACCCAATTTGTAGGCGGAATCTCACGATATATCTTTGAGCTATACATTCGCAACAAAAACGCCAAAATCCCAATCATTTATAGCGAAAATCTCTATCTCCACAAATTCACCAAAAAATCGCATTTCAAAGGCAAAAACAGGCTCATTTGGAATCTAAATGAATATTTTGAGCGATTTTTGCTAAAAAGTGGCAGATTTGATATGTATCATCTTAGCTATTATAAGCACTTCAAAAAGCCTAAAGATACTCTTGTCGTGGTGAGTGTGTATGATATGATTCATGAGATTTATGCCTCATCGTATTTCAAACACGACACCAAAACTTCTGCGCTCAAAGCAAAAAACTGCGCTCAAGCTGATGGAATCATTGCGATTTCTCACCAAACCAAAAAAGATCTCGTTAAGATTTTAAAAATCCCCCCTGAAAAAATCAAAGTCATTTATCTTGGACACAGCCTCACAAAAAAGCAAATCCGCCTAAATACACCAGAATCTTACATTCTGTTTGTAGGCAATAGAGGAGGCTATAAAAATTTTGATACCTTTGTCTATGCAATGCAACACATTATCAAGCAATACCCGCATATAAAAGCCCTGTGCGTGGGGGCGGATTTTAGCAAAAAAGAATTAGCACTCCTAAATTCCCTCAACCTAGAATCCCATTTTATCAGCTATGCAGCCAAAGATGATGAGCTTTATAGCCTCTATGCAGGCGCGATTTGCTTTGTGTTTCCTTCATTTTATGAAGGATTTGGGATTCCGATTCTAGAATCTTTTTTTGCCAAATGCCCTACAATCCTAAGCGATATAGCAGTTTTTAGAGAAATCGCCACTGATTGCGCGCTATATTTTGAGCCACACAAAGCACAAGATCTAGCTTTTCAAATAGAGCAAATCCTCCAAAACCCGCAATTAGCCCGCTCTCTTACCGCTCATGCAAGCAAGCGACTAGAGGATTTTTCTTGGGAGAAAACCTATCAGCAAACAATGGAGTTTTATCAAGAAATCGCGATAAATCATAAAATGCGAAATCGCGTGGATTCTGTGGATTCTATGGATTTTGTAGGTTCTATGGATTCTAGCACGGATTTGAGCCTAGATTCTACCATGGATTCCACAAAATCCAGCGCACACACAAAAAATCTCACCCAAAGCCAAACGCACATTTTAGCCCACGCACAAACCAAACCACAGGAGCAAGGCATGAAAAAAGCACTCATTATTGGCGCAGGCGGACAAGATGGATATTTTTTGATGAAATTATTACTACAAAAGAGCTATGAAGTGCATATCATCGTGCGCCATTTACCATATTTTCGTGATATTACTTTCGTGCATTATGATGATTTATATTTTACAAATCCAGCGCACAAAGTGATTTACCACTATGGCGACATCACAGATTCTAGCTCGATTGTAGAAATCCTGCAAAAAACAAAACCCCATGAAATCTATAATCTAGCCGGCATCTCAAATGTCAAAAAATCCTTTTCTATGCCTCAAAATACCGCGGATTCTATCGCGCTTGGCACTTTGCGGATATTAGAGACAATCCGAAGCATAGGAATTGATACTAGATTCTACAATGCCGCAAGCTCTGAAATATTTGGCAATGCCAAAGGAGCGCAAAACGAACTCACACCATTTGATCCCAAATCACCCTATGCCATAGCCAAACTTTATGCGCTCTATATGGTGCGACATTATCGTGAAGCATATAAAATCTTTGCTGTCAATGGAATTTTATTTAACCACGAATCGCCTTTGCGTAGCGATGAATTTGTAAGCAAAAAAATAGTCAAAGCAGCAGTGCAAATCGCAAATGGAACGCAAGAAAAGCTCTATCTTGGAAATCTAGATTCTAGACGCGATTTTGGCTATGCAAAAGATTATGTTGAGTGTATGTATCTTATGTTGCAGCACAGCACACCTGAAGACTTTGTCATCGCCACTGGAGAGCAGCATAGCATTAAAGAAATTTGTGAGATTGCGTTTGCAAAAGTTGGCATTGAGCTAGAATGGTTTGGTAGCGGAATCAACCAAAAAGGCAGAGATAAACACACAAAAAAAATCTTAATCGAGGTTAATCCAAATTATTTTCGTCCGCTTGATATTGCAAGCAGTATCGGCGATAGCCAAAAAGCCCAAAAACTACTCGGCTGGAATCCAAAAAATACAAGCTTTGAAGAACTTATAGAAATTATGATAAATGCTCAAAAGCAAGAAATATCAAATGGGGGGGGGGCTAAGAAAAAATTAAGCCAAGCAAATCCAACCCTCAAACAGAATCCAAAGACAATAAAACCCCAAACGCAAATTCTCTATGTATCTTTTTCTATCTCTAACGCGCATTTAGCCAAATACAGCGCGCTAGAATCCTTTGATTTTCATAGATTTTCGCATAATTTTTGCCTGCCAACTTTGCATTTGCACCACTCTAGCTCGCTTAAATTGCACAGATTACACGATTTGTGCGATTTCAAGGCAGCAGCATGA